The following are from one region of the Coffea eugenioides isolate CCC68of chromosome 2, Ceug_1.0, whole genome shotgun sequence genome:
- the LOC113759610 gene encoding uncharacterized protein LOC113759610 has product MDASVSHKRAYRGGLLRDSDGRLIFAYYKEFRELDVLMAESSSLLHGLQLCRDLARGPLLVEVDSKSLVGLLNAGATSRWPLCNTLCRIRALLSSLSATVSHVFREANASADALAGL; this is encoded by the coding sequence ATGGATGCTAGTGTCTCTCACAAGCGCGCTTATAGGGGTGGTTTGCTTCGCGACTCGGACGGCCGCTTAATTTTTGCCTATTACAAGGAATTCAGGGAGTTGGACGTCCTGATGGCAGAAAGTTCATCGTTGCTGCATGGCCTTCAGCTCTGTAGGGACCTAGCCAGGGGGCCCCTGTTGGTGGAGGTAGACTCTAAGAGCCTGGTTGGTCTTCTCAATGCGGGAGCAACATCCCGATGGCCTCTGTGCAATACATTGTGTCGGATCCGGGCACTGCTTTCCTCACTTTCAGCAACGGTATCCCACGTCTTTAGAGAGGCAAATGCTTCGGCGGATGCGCTCGCCGGGTTGTGA